The Georgenia sp. TF02-10 genome window below encodes:
- the map gene encoding type I methionyl aminopeptidase: MRPCSPTAPRGTLTKGRVSPRRPVPAGIGRPEYVGRTGPERITAPDVKPPETVERIRQASRIAAQAMVEVGRHVAAGVTTDELDRVGHEFLVDHGAYPSTLEYQGFPKSLCTSVNEVICHGIPDSTVLADGDILNVDITAFVDGVHGDLSAMFEVGTVDEESHLLVERTRTAMERGIKAVRPGREVNVIGRVIESYARRFQYGVVRDFTGHGVGEAFHSGLVIPHYDSAPRHDTVMEPGMVFTIEPMLTLGDIDWEMWEDGWTVVTKDRSRTAQWEHTLVVTDDGAEVLTLP, translated from the coding sequence TTGCGCCCATGCTCGCCGACCGCGCCCCGCGGCACCCTGACCAAGGGCAGGGTCTCCCCCCGCCGCCCGGTCCCGGCCGGGATCGGCCGGCCCGAGTACGTCGGGCGCACCGGGCCGGAGCGGATCACCGCCCCGGACGTGAAGCCCCCGGAGACGGTCGAGCGGATCCGTCAGGCCTCCCGCATCGCCGCCCAGGCCATGGTGGAGGTGGGCCGGCACGTCGCGGCCGGGGTCACCACCGACGAGCTGGACCGGGTGGGCCACGAGTTCCTGGTCGACCACGGCGCCTACCCCTCCACCCTGGAGTACCAGGGCTTCCCCAAGTCGTTGTGCACCTCGGTCAACGAGGTCATCTGCCACGGCATCCCGGACTCCACGGTGCTGGCCGACGGCGACATCCTCAACGTGGACATCACCGCCTTCGTCGACGGCGTCCACGGCGACCTGAGCGCGATGTTCGAGGTCGGCACGGTGGACGAGGAGTCCCACCTGCTCGTCGAGCGGACGCGGACCGCGATGGAGCGCGGGATCAAGGCCGTCCGCCCGGGCCGCGAGGTCAACGTCATCGGCCGGGTCATCGAGTCCTACGCCCGCCGGTTCCAGTACGGCGTCGTCCGGGACTTCACCGGGCACGGCGTCGGGGAGGCGTTCCACTCCGGGCTGGTCATCCCGCACTACGACTCCGCTCCCCGCCACGACACGGTCATGGAGCCGGGGATGGTGTTCACGATCGAGCCGATGCTCACCCTCGGCGACATCGACTGGGAGATGTGGGAGGACGGGTGGACGGTGGTCACCAAGGACCGTTCCCGCACCGCGCAGTGGGAGCACACCCTCGTCGTCACCGACGACGGCGCCGAGGTCCTCACCCTGCCCTGA
- the ppgK gene encoding polyphosphate--glucose phosphotransferase — MTPSLGFGIDIGGSGVKGAPVDLTTGALTAERLRLPTPSPSKPQPVAETVAELVAAFDLPADLPLGLTFPAPIKHNVVGFIANLHKSWKGVDVDELFTEAIGRDVVAVNDADAAGVAEAAFGAARGVPGVVIVTTLGTGIGSALLVDGTLVPNTELGHLEIDGHDAERRASSGVREAEDLSWREWADRLQRFYETVEMLFSPDLLVVGGGVSRKHEKFLPLLRTKAPIVPAELRNSAGIVGAAYLAAQTDG; from the coding sequence ATGACCCCCTCCCTCGGCTTCGGCATCGACATCGGCGGCTCGGGCGTCAAGGGCGCCCCGGTGGACCTCACCACCGGTGCGCTCACCGCCGAGCGGCTGCGCCTGCCCACCCCCAGCCCGTCCAAGCCGCAGCCGGTGGCGGAGACCGTCGCCGAGCTGGTCGCCGCCTTCGACCTGCCCGCCGACCTGCCGCTCGGGCTGACCTTCCCGGCGCCGATCAAGCACAACGTGGTGGGGTTCATCGCCAACCTGCACAAGTCCTGGAAGGGCGTCGACGTCGACGAGCTCTTCACCGAGGCGATCGGCCGGGACGTGGTGGCGGTCAACGACGCCGACGCCGCCGGCGTCGCCGAGGCCGCGTTCGGGGCGGCCCGGGGCGTGCCCGGCGTCGTCATCGTCACCACCCTCGGCACGGGCATCGGCTCCGCCCTCCTCGTCGACGGCACCCTGGTGCCCAACACCGAGCTCGGGCACCTGGAGATCGACGGCCACGACGCCGAGCGCCGCGCCTCCTCGGGAGTGCGGGAGGCGGAGGACCTGAGCTGGCGGGAGTGGGCGGACCGGCTGCAGCGGTTCTACGAGACCGTCGAGATGCTGTTCTCTCCCGACCTGCTCGTCGTCGGCGGCGGGGTGAGCCGCAAGCACGAGAAGTTCCTGCCGCTGCTGCGCACGAAGGCCCCGATCGTGCCGGCCGAGCTGCGGAACTCGGCCGGGATCGTCGGGGCGGCGTACCTGGCGGCACAGACGGACGGCTGA
- a CDS encoding PspC domain-containing protein — protein MSDIKSAFRRQGLVRPVQGRVLGGVCAGLGQRFGLAPWPTRFLFLVLLFLLPGSPFIIYPVLWVLMPSEY, from the coding sequence ATGTCCGACATCAAGAGTGCGTTCCGCCGCCAGGGACTCGTCCGTCCGGTCCAGGGCCGCGTCCTCGGCGGGGTCTGCGCCGGGCTGGGGCAGCGGTTCGGGCTCGCGCCCTGGCCGACCCGGTTCCTGTTCCTGGTCCTGCTGTTCCTGCTCCCGGGCAGCCCGTTCATCATCTACCCGGTGCTGTGGGTGCTCATGCCGAGCGAGTACTGA
- a CDS encoding YaaA family protein translates to MLVLLPPSEAKTPPRSGPPVDLSTLSAPSLAGPRERLLDAVAGLAARPDAGEVLGVGPGAAADVARNAALRTAPAAPAARLYTGVLYAAAGLPGLTGAARARAARVVRIFSGLWGVLTPADRIPAYRLAMGVDLPGVGRLASYWRHHLPAVLAEQAAGRVVVDCRSAAYAAAWRPPASATHLLVQVVRERDGHRRVVSHHAKHARGLLTHHLLTRPGRLPRSAEEVASAAAEMPTTAAGTAGGLHAVELGDPVRGRRTLTLVTHG, encoded by the coding sequence GTGCTCGTGCTCCTCCCGCCCTCGGAGGCCAAGACCCCGCCCCGCTCCGGCCCGCCGGTGGACCTGTCGACCCTGTCGGCGCCGTCGCTGGCCGGCCCCCGGGAACGGCTGCTCGACGCCGTGGCCGGGCTCGCGGCCCGGCCGGACGCGGGCGAGGTCCTCGGGGTGGGACCCGGCGCCGCGGCCGACGTCGCCCGCAACGCCGCGCTGCGGACGGCACCGGCCGCGCCGGCCGCCCGGCTCTACACCGGGGTGCTCTACGCCGCGGCCGGGCTGCCGGGTCTGACCGGTGCCGCCCGCGCCCGGGCGGCCCGCGTGGTGCGGATCTTCTCGGGCCTGTGGGGCGTCCTCACGCCCGCGGACCGGATCCCCGCCTACCGCCTGGCCATGGGGGTGGACCTGCCCGGCGTCGGGCGCCTGGCCAGCTACTGGCGCCACCACCTGCCGGCGGTGCTGGCCGAGCAGGCCGCCGGGCGGGTGGTGGTGGACTGCCGCTCGGCCGCCTACGCCGCGGCCTGGCGGCCGCCGGCGAGCGCCACCCACCTGCTGGTCCAGGTGGTCCGGGAGCGGGACGGCCACCGGCGCGTCGTCTCCCACCACGCCAAGCACGCCCGCGGCCTGCTCACCCACCACCTCCTGACCCGGCCGGGCCGGCTCCCCCGCTCGGCCGAGGAGGTCGCCTCGGCCGCGGCGGAGATGCCGACGACGGCGGCCGGGACGGCGGGCGGGCTGCACGCCGTCGAGCTCGGCGACCCGGTGCGGGGGCGGCGCACGCTCACCCTGGTCACGCACGGCTGA
- a CDS encoding MFS transporter, whose translation MSSGSLSFPSRHDFRLLLLGQAASQLGTQVSGVAIPLLAVLTLQASPLEVGVLSASGAAAFALVGLPAGAWLDRFRRRPILVASDLVRAVLLATVPVAAATDVLTVSHLVIVSLLTGVARVFFDVGYQSYLPSVIGTDRVLAGNSAVETVRATGQVVGPGLGGWLVTLVGAANVVLVQALTFVVSAASLLAIRAGEPRPAPAGRPRLRREIGEGLAFVARTRVLRAMALTSAACNFSFALASAVTFIFLSRTLGLPATAVGAVVAAGSVTVLLGAALTSRLAARVGTARIVWLALVITGPGTLLTPLAQPGSGWWVALLVLGLGAGELGQIVYAVTSVSLRQRLCPPRLLGRVSATVRFVIMGSFPLGALLGGVLGELVGVRATLWVCGILVVLAPLPVWTALRHHRDVEDLPRWTTGEG comes from the coding sequence GTGTCCAGCGGCTCCCTCAGCTTCCCTTCCCGTCACGACTTCCGACTCCTCCTCCTGGGCCAGGCCGCGAGCCAGCTCGGCACGCAGGTCAGCGGGGTGGCGATCCCCCTGCTGGCCGTCCTGACCCTGCAGGCGAGCCCGCTCGAGGTCGGCGTCCTCAGCGCCTCGGGCGCCGCCGCCTTCGCGCTCGTCGGCCTGCCCGCCGGGGCGTGGCTGGACCGGTTCCGCCGGCGGCCCATCCTGGTCGCCAGCGACCTGGTCCGGGCCGTGCTGCTGGCCACCGTCCCGGTCGCCGCCGCCACCGACGTCCTGACGGTCTCCCACCTCGTGATCGTCTCCCTGCTGACCGGGGTCGCCCGGGTCTTCTTCGACGTCGGCTACCAGAGCTACCTGCCCTCGGTGATCGGCACCGACCGGGTGCTGGCGGGTAACTCCGCGGTGGAGACCGTCCGGGCGACCGGGCAGGTGGTCGGCCCGGGCCTGGGCGGCTGGCTGGTCACGCTGGTCGGCGCCGCCAACGTCGTCCTCGTCCAGGCGCTGACCTTCGTGGTGTCGGCCGCCTCCCTGCTCGCCATCCGGGCCGGCGAGCCGCGCCCGGCGCCGGCGGGCCGACCCCGGCTGCGCCGGGAGATCGGCGAGGGCCTCGCCTTCGTCGCCCGCACCCGGGTGCTGCGGGCCATGGCCCTGACCAGCGCGGCGTGCAACTTCTCCTTCGCGCTGGCCTCCGCGGTCACCTTCATCTTCCTGTCCAGGACGCTGGGGCTGCCGGCGACGGCGGTCGGCGCGGTCGTCGCGGCGGGCTCGGTGACGGTCCTGCTCGGCGCCGCGCTGACGTCCCGGCTCGCCGCCCGGGTGGGGACCGCGCGCATCGTCTGGCTCGCGCTGGTGATCACGGGCCCCGGCACGCTGCTCACCCCGCTCGCCCAGCCCGGCAGCGGCTGGTGGGTGGCCCTCCTGGTCCTCGGCCTGGGCGCCGGGGAGCTCGGCCAGATCGTCTACGCCGTCACCAGCGTCAGCCTCCGGCAGCGGCTGTGCCCGCCGCGGCTGCTCGGCCGGGTGAGCGCGACCGTGCGGTTCGTCATCATGGGCTCCTTCCCGCTCGGCGCGCTCCTCGGCGGCGTCCTCGGCGAGCTCGTCGGGGTCCGCGCCACGTTGTGGGTGTGCGGGATCCTCGTGGTGCTGGCACCGCTGCCGGTGTGGACCGCCCTCCGGCACCACCGCGACGTCGAGGACCTGCCGAGGTGGACGACGGGGGAGGGGTGA
- a CDS encoding DUF6788 family protein — MNSSTAQELAAHQDRYRELAARIADLGLISAGSITRRYTRCATPGCRCRADPPQMHGPYWQWTAKVDGKTVTRRLTPTEAGLYQEWIDNDRQLRHIVAQMRQVAAKATALILNDAKDQQTSQV, encoded by the coding sequence ATGAACTCATCGACAGCCCAGGAGCTCGCTGCCCACCAAGACCGCTACCGCGAGCTCGCCGCCCGCATCGCCGACCTCGGCCTGATCAGCGCGGGCAGCATCACCCGCCGCTACACCAGGTGCGCCACCCCGGGCTGCCGCTGCCGGGCCGACCCGCCACAGATGCACGGGCCCTACTGGCAGTGGACCGCCAAGGTCGACGGCAAGACCGTCACCCGACGGCTCACCCCGACCGAGGCGGGCCTCTACCAGGAGTGGATCGACAACGACCGCCAGCTCCGCCACATCGTCGCCCAGATGCGCCAGGTAGCCGCCAAGGCCACCGCACTCATCCTCAACGACGCCAAGGACCAGCAGACCTCACAGGTTTAA
- a CDS encoding NF041680 family putative transposase has translation MVHDDRSLSVPGGAGLVGFREGFYQAWTGWADAAFELTEAVLCTPGPVTSVPALSLEPVFRRSHGSLYKALARGRVDAGAVRDLLAAHRPGGWPLVFAMDATTWPRCDAETSPGRGFYYSASTHSAGQPIVAGWSYQHLVQLSWAKDSWTAPVDVVRLDPTADATTVTAAQVTGLVARLGATEQVPVVAFDAGYDAPGLTHALAGVRAGIVVRIRDDRVFYADPEPAPAGRAGRPRRHGARRALREVASWPTPDHSITATDDRYGTVRVDAWHDLHPKLGRRGPWKDSDVVPIVRGTIMRVDVEHLPKPTSRTKKVLWLWVTGPHGTDLDVCWRAYLRRFDIEHTFRFYKNTLGWTAPSLRTPEQADRWTWIITAAYTQLRLARTLVEDCRRPWERPRPRPKLSPARVRRGFRQLQPHLPPMARAPKSRTPGPGRPPGTRTGPRTRHPAIKKAA, from the coding sequence ATGGTCCACGACGACAGATCGCTCAGCGTCCCGGGCGGGGCCGGGCTGGTCGGTTTCCGGGAGGGCTTCTACCAGGCCTGGACCGGCTGGGCGGACGCCGCCTTCGAGCTGACCGAGGCGGTGCTGTGCACGCCCGGCCCGGTGACCTCGGTGCCGGCGCTGTCCCTGGAGCCGGTGTTCCGCCGCTCGCACGGCAGCCTGTACAAGGCCCTGGCCCGGGGGCGGGTCGACGCCGGCGCGGTGCGTGACCTGCTCGCGGCCCACCGTCCCGGCGGCTGGCCGCTGGTCTTCGCGATGGACGCCACGACCTGGCCGCGGTGCGATGCCGAGACCAGCCCGGGGCGCGGGTTCTACTACTCCGCCTCCACCCACTCCGCCGGGCAGCCCATCGTGGCCGGCTGGTCCTACCAGCACCTGGTCCAGCTCAGCTGGGCCAAGGACTCCTGGACCGCGCCGGTGGACGTGGTCCGCCTGGACCCCACCGCCGATGCCACCACCGTCACCGCCGCCCAGGTCACCGGCCTGGTCGCCCGGCTGGGGGCCACCGAGCAGGTCCCGGTCGTGGCCTTCGACGCCGGCTACGACGCCCCCGGCCTGACCCACGCCCTGGCCGGGGTCCGCGCCGGGATCGTGGTCCGGATCCGGGACGACCGGGTGTTCTACGCCGACCCCGAGCCGGCCCCGGCCGGGCGGGCCGGGCGGCCCCGCCGGCACGGGGCCCGCCGCGCCCTGCGCGAGGTCGCCTCCTGGCCCACCCCCGACCACAGCATCACCGCCACCGACGACCGGTACGGCACCGTGCGGGTGGACGCCTGGCACGACCTGCACCCCAAGCTCGGCCGCCGCGGCCCCTGGAAGGACAGCGACGTCGTCCCGATCGTGCGCGGGACGATCATGCGGGTGGACGTCGAGCACCTGCCCAAGCCCACAAGCCGCACCAAGAAGGTCCTGTGGCTGTGGGTCACAGGCCCCCACGGCACCGACCTGGACGTCTGCTGGCGGGCCTACCTGCGCCGCTTCGACATCGAGCACACCTTCCGCTTCTACAAGAACACCCTGGGCTGGACCGCGCCCTCGCTGCGCACCCCCGAGCAGGCCGACCGGTGGACCTGGATCATCACCGCCGCCTACACCCAGCTCCGCCTGGCCCGCACCCTCGTCGAGGACTGCCGCCGCCCCTGGGAACGACCCCGACCACGCCCCAAGCTCTCCCCGGCCCGGGTCCGGCGAGGATTTCGCCAGCTCCAGCCCCACCTACCCCCCATGGCCAGGGCACCGAAATCCCGCACCCCCGGACCCGGACGACCCCCCGGCACCCGAACCGGCCCACGAACCCGACACCCAGCCATCAAGAAGGCCGCGTAG
- a CDS encoding zinc ribbon domain-containing protein yields the protein MKAPVQDQRRLLDLQALDTRAARLAHERRSLPVLATLAELEGRAADLHRAQVEARTEAGDARRELARAEADVEQVRNRAARHRAQLDAGTGLSRELVALQKELAQLADRQAVLEEAQLEVMERVEGLEAREAALAEQERSITADVAHHTAVRDAELSRLDAELAQVRQARDALAADLDAELVALYEHARARTGGLGAVALRGHRTDGVQVEFTLSELAAIDAANPEEVLISEDHGYVLVRLDPAG from the coding sequence GTGAAAGCCCCCGTGCAGGACCAGCGCCGGCTGCTCGACCTGCAGGCCCTCGACACCCGGGCCGCCCGGCTCGCGCACGAGCGGCGGTCCCTGCCGGTGCTGGCCACGCTGGCCGAGCTCGAGGGCCGCGCCGCGGACCTGCACCGCGCCCAGGTCGAGGCGCGCACGGAGGCCGGCGACGCCCGCCGGGAGCTGGCGCGGGCGGAGGCCGACGTCGAGCAGGTCCGCAACCGTGCGGCTCGGCACCGCGCCCAGCTCGACGCCGGCACCGGCCTGTCCCGCGAGCTCGTCGCCCTGCAGAAGGAGCTCGCCCAGCTCGCCGACCGCCAGGCGGTGCTGGAGGAGGCCCAGCTGGAGGTGATGGAGCGTGTGGAGGGGCTGGAGGCCCGGGAGGCGGCGCTGGCCGAGCAGGAGCGGTCGATCACCGCCGACGTCGCCCACCACACCGCGGTCCGCGACGCGGAGCTGAGCCGGCTGGACGCCGAGCTCGCGCAGGTGCGGCAGGCCCGGGACGCACTGGCGGCCGACCTGGACGCCGAGCTGGTGGCGCTGTACGAGCACGCCCGGGCCCGCACCGGCGGCCTCGGCGCGGTGGCCCTGCGCGGGCACCGCACGGACGGGGTACAGGTGGAGTTCACCCTCAGCGAGCTGGCGGCCATCGACGCCGCCAACCCGGAGGAGGTCCTGATCTCGGAGGACCACGGGTACGTGCTGGTGCGGCTGGACCCGGCCGGGTAG
- a CDS encoding Nif3-like dinuclear metal center hexameric protein, translated as MPLTVADVVGILEDRYPPGTAEPWDAVGLVAGDPAAEVRTVLLAVDPTEAVAEEALARGADLLLTHHPLYLRGTSTVAADNPKGRVVHRLLRDGCALYAAHTNADAAADGVAAALADALGLTGCRPLQPLPTALDTLVTFVPADRTQDLLDALAAAGAGRLGAYERAAFTSPGTGTFRPLPGARPAVGGVGLTETVAEDRVEMVLPRERRAAVLAALRAAHPYEEPAFTLIAQPDTGGPTGTGRVGRLPRPTTLRTFAERVAAALPATPAGVRVGGDLDGEVATVAVCGGAGDSLLAAARGAGADVYVTADLRHHPASEHLAGGRPYLVDTTHWASEWPWLPRAAAVLRAGAVERGATLVTHVSTLVTDPWDLQLTAPTEGARP; from the coding sequence ATGCCGCTGACCGTGGCCGACGTCGTCGGCATCCTCGAGGACCGCTACCCGCCGGGGACCGCCGAGCCGTGGGACGCCGTCGGACTGGTGGCGGGGGACCCGGCGGCCGAGGTCCGCACCGTCCTGCTCGCCGTGGACCCGACCGAGGCCGTCGCCGAGGAGGCCCTCGCCCGCGGCGCGGACCTGCTCCTGACCCACCACCCGCTGTACCTGCGCGGCACCTCCACGGTGGCCGCGGACAACCCCAAGGGCCGGGTGGTGCACCGGCTGCTGCGCGATGGGTGCGCCCTGTACGCCGCGCACACCAACGCCGACGCCGCGGCGGACGGCGTCGCCGCGGCCCTGGCCGACGCGCTCGGCCTGACCGGGTGCCGGCCGCTGCAGCCGCTGCCCACCGCGCTGGACACGCTGGTCACCTTCGTCCCGGCCGACCGCACCCAGGACCTGCTCGACGCCCTCGCCGCCGCGGGCGCCGGCCGCCTCGGCGCCTACGAGCGGGCCGCGTTCACCTCCCCGGGCACCGGGACGTTCCGGCCGCTGCCCGGCGCCCGGCCCGCCGTCGGCGGGGTGGGGCTGACCGAGACCGTCGCCGAGGACCGGGTGGAGATGGTCCTGCCCCGCGAGCGCCGCGCCGCGGTCCTCGCCGCCCTCCGCGCGGCGCACCCCTACGAGGAGCCGGCCTTCACCCTCATCGCCCAGCCGGACACCGGCGGCCCGACCGGCACCGGCCGGGTCGGCCGGCTGCCCAGGCCGACGACGCTGCGGACCTTCGCCGAGCGCGTCGCCGCGGCGCTGCCGGCCACCCCGGCGGGCGTCCGCGTCGGCGGTGACCTCGACGGCGAGGTGGCGACCGTCGCCGTCTGCGGCGGCGCCGGGGACTCCCTGCTGGCCGCGGCCCGCGGGGCCGGCGCGGACGTCTACGTCACCGCCGACCTGCGGCACCACCCCGCCAGCGAGCACCTCGCCGGCGGCCGGCCCTACCTCGTCGACACCACCCACTGGGCCAGCGAGTGGCCGTGGCTGCCCCGGGCCGCGGCCGTCCTGCGGGCCGGCGCCGTCGAGCGCGGCGCTACGTTGGTCACGCACGTCTCCACCCTGGTCACCGACCCGTGGGACCTGCAGCTGACCGCCCCCACCGAAGGAGCCCGCCCGTGA
- a CDS encoding protein-tyrosine phosphatase family protein — translation MTTWARGPGVVELPDGRRVRGRGLRQQADGVAAADFGVYLLGRPPERVGWESRWVRWPDFGLPASTPQAVAALREAYARAADERVEVACAGGVGRTGTALALLAVMAGVPVDEAVPWVRAHYHPRAAETPWQRRWLRRTAGRL, via the coding sequence GTGACCACGTGGGCCCGCGGACCGGGCGTGGTGGAGCTGCCGGACGGCCGGCGGGTGCGCGGCCGGGGCCTGCGCCAGCAGGCGGACGGCGTCGCCGCGGCGGACTTCGGGGTGTACCTGCTGGGCCGCCCGCCGGAGCGGGTGGGCTGGGAGAGTCGCTGGGTGCGGTGGCCGGACTTCGGCCTGCCCGCCTCCACTCCCCAGGCGGTCGCCGCGCTGCGCGAGGCCTACGCGCGGGCGGCCGACGAGCGCGTGGAGGTCGCGTGCGCCGGCGGCGTCGGACGTACCGGGACGGCGCTGGCCCTGCTGGCGGTGATGGCCGGCGTCCCGGTCGACGAGGCCGTCCCGTGGGTGCGCGCGCACTACCACCCGCGCGCGGCGGAGACCCCGTGGCAGCGCCGCTGGCTGCGCCGTACGGCCGGCCGGCTCTGA
- a CDS encoding GDSL-type esterase/lipase family protein — MTSAAAVTPPAVAQLQYLHLEKLYGYLPGLTGALPAIFGLSPEEYAGIRDRFDAEARHAAEDLLADADLAGRVARLPFPPGARILAVGDSITDDLRSWAEILRHLLATARPADHLVVANAGLSAHTTAMVLRRWPSLLDPPPDWILCLLGGNDVTRVAGGKPQVSLAESVANLRELRRIAGERTRARWVWLTPVPVDEERADGSPAFRYGASSWRNGDITALADAVRGFDDPVVDLVDVFGVPAAPELQGPDGVHPSLAGQQRIVRALVQSLTA; from the coding sequence ATGACCAGCGCCGCCGCCGTCACACCGCCCGCCGTAGCACAGCTGCAGTACCTGCACCTGGAGAAGCTCTACGGCTACCTGCCCGGCCTCACCGGCGCGCTCCCGGCGATCTTCGGGTTGAGCCCGGAGGAGTACGCCGGCATCCGCGACCGGTTCGACGCCGAGGCCCGCCACGCCGCCGAGGACCTGCTGGCCGACGCCGACCTCGCCGGTCGCGTCGCGCGGCTCCCGTTCCCGCCCGGCGCCCGCATCCTCGCCGTCGGCGACTCCATCACCGACGACCTGCGGTCCTGGGCGGAGATCCTCCGGCACCTCCTCGCCACCGCGAGACCCGCGGACCACCTCGTCGTCGCGAACGCCGGGCTCTCCGCGCACACCACCGCGATGGTCCTGCGCCGCTGGCCCTCCCTCCTCGACCCGCCGCCGGACTGGATCCTCTGCCTGCTCGGCGGCAACGACGTCACCCGCGTCGCCGGCGGCAAGCCCCAGGTCTCGCTCGCCGAGAGCGTCGCAAACCTCCGCGAGCTGCGCCGCATCGCGGGCGAGCGGACCCGGGCGCGCTGGGTCTGGCTCACCCCGGTGCCGGTCGACGAGGAACGCGCGGACGGTAGCCCGGCCTTCCGGTACGGGGCCAGCAGCTGGCGCAACGGCGACATCACCGCGCTCGCCGACGCCGTCCGGGGCTTCGACGACCCGGTCGTCGACCTCGTCGACGTGTTCGGCGTCCCCGCCGCCCCGGAGCTGCAGGGCCCGGACGGCGTGCACCCCTCCCTCGCCGGTCAGCAACGGATCGTCAGGGCGCTCGTCCAGTCCCTGACGGCGTGA
- a CDS encoding dihydrofolate reductase family protein, which translates to MIDFITSLDGYAAAEGWPGWWGLDGPEYLAWLEQDSAADRTLLMGANTYRLMHGFASAGAGGEEREATDSLGAARKVVFSSTLREPLEWSNTRLVSGDAVQAVRALKEESEHPLSTLGSLSLCRSLLAAGVVDRFRVVVFPVITGKTGSERIYDGYPDVALELVESQVFDGRTQLLDYVPRLLDRPIGTTG; encoded by the coding sequence ATGATCGACTTCATCACCTCGCTCGACGGGTACGCCGCGGCGGAGGGCTGGCCGGGCTGGTGGGGCCTGGACGGCCCGGAGTACCTCGCCTGGCTGGAGCAGGACTCCGCCGCGGACCGCACCCTCCTGATGGGCGCGAACACCTACCGGCTGATGCACGGCTTCGCGTCGGCGGGGGCCGGGGGCGAGGAGCGGGAGGCGACCGACAGCCTCGGCGCCGCCCGCAAGGTGGTCTTCTCCTCCACCCTCCGCGAGCCGCTGGAGTGGAGCAACACGCGGCTGGTCTCCGGCGACGCGGTGCAGGCGGTGCGCGCGTTGAAGGAGGAGAGCGAGCACCCGCTGTCCACCCTGGGCAGCCTGTCGCTGTGCCGGTCGCTGCTCGCGGCCGGGGTGGTGGACCGGTTCCGCGTGGTCGTCTTCCCGGTGATCACCGGGAAGACGGGCAGCGAGCGCATCTACGACGGCTACCCGGACGTCGCCCTCGAGCTCGTCGAGTCCCAGGTCTTCGACGGCCGCACCCAGCTTCTGGACTACGTCCCGCGGCTGCTCGACCGCCCCATCGGCACCACCGGCTGA